From the Desulfosarcina sp. BuS5 genome, one window contains:
- a CDS encoding AAA family ATPase: MYLSYYNLNVKPFQISPDPAFLWLGETHKEALAILKYGLLDNSGFLLLVGDVGTGKTTLINGFLETLDKSTIVAKITDPGLDVLDFYNFLATNFKMSKSFTTKGDFLVHFIHFLHKANKADKKVLLIIDEAQRLSHEMLEEIRLLSNIEKQDKKLLNIFLVGQNELNKILAETRNRALLQRITTRYDIGPLKKNDIKDYIQFRLSVAGTEKVLFNSGAIREIISFSECYPRRINVICNRALLTGFVKEKGTIDAAIIKESAKDLTLSKVSSKKENDHGAAGTGRKFARLVPIYATLLILLLIAGGYNYFFDKDERKPLYSAKSKANIVNADDRMNDKENPAPSVSDAEDTPAEIVPTESDMGESAFSSDTLNKNKEDDPPGLAKTLPEPYQDDKLTINISQNSDELVPESYTMIDRFIQRILLYPDAEVIIKGYTDSSGNKAYNKLLARFRANNVKSYLIGQGIDPLKIDTIGMGPENPVASNATPGGRAKNRRIEIELHH; this comes from the coding sequence ATGTACCTTTCATATTATAATTTAAATGTAAAGCCATTTCAGATAAGCCCGGATCCCGCATTCTTGTGGCTTGGGGAAACGCACAAAGAGGCCCTTGCCATTTTAAAATATGGGCTACTTGACAATAGTGGATTTTTACTTCTGGTCGGGGATGTGGGAACCGGTAAAACAACGCTTATCAATGGATTTCTGGAGACTCTGGATAAAAGTACTATTGTGGCCAAAATAACCGATCCGGGTTTGGATGTTCTTGATTTTTATAATTTTCTTGCGACTAACTTTAAGATGAGCAAAAGTTTCACTACCAAGGGTGACTTTCTGGTTCATTTTATACATTTTCTGCACAAGGCAAATAAGGCAGATAAAAAAGTGCTTCTGATAATCGATGAAGCACAGAGACTCTCCCATGAAATGCTGGAAGAGATACGCCTGTTATCTAACATAGAAAAGCAGGATAAAAAGCTTTTAAATATATTTCTTGTGGGGCAGAATGAATTAAATAAAATCCTTGCGGAGACAAGGAACAGGGCATTATTACAAAGAATAACCACCAGGTATGATATAGGACCTTTAAAAAAGAACGATATCAAGGATTATATTCAGTTTCGTTTAAGTGTTGCCGGAACCGAAAAGGTCCTTTTCAATTCAGGTGCAATCCGTGAAATTATCTCCTTCTCAGAATGTTATCCCCGGCGTATTAATGTTATTTGTAATCGCGCTCTTTTAACCGGATTTGTTAAAGAAAAAGGCACAATTGATGCCGCAATTATCAAAGAATCCGCAAAAGATCTCACGCTCTCAAAGGTAAGCAGCAAAAAGGAAAATGACCATGGAGCTGCTGGTACCGGAAGAAAGTTTGCCAGGTTGGTGCCTATATATGCGACGCTGCTGATCCTGCTGTTGATTGCCGGCGGATACAATTATTTTTTCGATAAAGATGAAAGAAAACCTCTCTATTCCGCCAAATCAAAAGCGAATATTGTAAATGCTGATGATAGAATGAACGATAAGGAAAATCCCGCTCCTTCAGTAAGCGATGCTGAAGATACGCCTGCTGAAATAGTTCCGACGGAATCCGACATGGGAGAGAGTGCCTTTAGCTCTGACACTCTGAATAAAAATAAAGAAGATGATCCTCCCGGCCTTGCAAAGACATTGCCGGAACCTTATCAGGATGACAAGTTGACAATCAATATTTCTCAAAATTCTGATGAGTTGGTACCTGAATCTTATACGATGATAGACAGATTCATTCAAAGAATTTTACTATATCCTGATGCTGAAGTCATAATAAAAGGGTATACCGACTCTTCCGGCAATAAAGCCTACAATAAACTATTGGCAAGGTTCAGAGCAAATAACGTAAAAAGCTATTTGATCGGCCAGGGTATTGACCCTCTAAAAATCGACACCATAGGCATGGGGCCGGAAAATCCTGTAGCCTCTAATGCAACCCCTGGGGGAAGGGCAAAAAACCGCAGAATTGAAATAGAATTACATCACTGA
- a CDS encoding ATP-binding protein, whose protein sequence is MDEVNLLDDHVVDLLLDSAAMGVNTIEREGVSFSHAARFTLVGTMNPEEGELRLQLLDRFGLCVHIEGILDPDARVTIMERRVADDDPASFCSRWENDSKLIVEKIKKGVDLYPRVTIERALLLEIANYCIDVGVDGHRGDIIMLKTAKILAAFDEREKVVKKDIEKAAELALPNRVRRQPLQDIVVDINSANRGRPFVNK, encoded by the coding sequence ATGGACGAAGTCAACCTGCTTGATGATCATGTAGTTGATCTGCTTCTGGATTCCGCAGCCATGGGCGTTAATACGATAGAGCGGGAAGGGGTCTCCTTTTCTCATGCAGCCCGGTTTACTTTGGTGGGCACCATGAATCCGGAAGAGGGTGAGCTTCGCCTGCAGCTTCTTGATCGTTTCGGTTTATGCGTTCATATAGAGGGTATCCTCGACCCTGATGCCCGTGTTACCATTATGGAGCGGAGGGTTGCTGATGATGATCCCGCGTCTTTCTGTAGTAGATGGGAAAACGATTCAAAACTGATAGTTGAAAAAATAAAAAAAGGAGTGGATCTATATCCCAGGGTAACCATCGAACGCGCCCTTCTACTGGAAATTGCTAATTACTGCATAGACGTTGGAGTCGACGGGCATAGAGGAGATATTATAATGCTGAAAACAGCCAAAATCCTTGCAGCATTCGACGAAAGAGAAAAAGTAGTTAAAAAAGATATCGAAAAAGCAGCCGAACTCGCCCTGCCTAACCGCGTGCGGCGTCAGCCGCTGCAAGACATTGTGGTTGACATAAACAGCGCAAATAGGGGACGTCCATTTGTAAATAAATAA
- the fusA gene encoding elongation factor G, producing MDEIAKLRNVAIVGHGGAGKTSLAEAMLYNAGVTNRLGRVEDGNTAMDFEPEELKRQASLSSGFYQYDWAKTTISLIDTPGDQNFFSDSRLCMQAADGAVVVIDAVDGVKVQTEQAWEFADEFNLPCMIFINKLDRERSDFLRTFNDAAESFKPKPVVFQLPIGKEADFKGIVDLISLKAFNYDDNGKAAPCDIPADMQEQVDAEREALVENIAESDDELLERYLEGETLTDDELNTALKKGILTRELAPVLCGSATQNIGIDLLADFIGNCMPSPLEKAPVLCTDPDGKEEIECKPDPDEPFAAFVFKTIADPYAGRLNIFKVISGTLGGDGNFLNTNKDAKERFNQLLILAGKEQKPINQALPGSIIAVAKLKETKTGDTICDPSRKVKFKCAKPLPALISFAVSAKNQSDEDKVFIALNKLLEEDVALNLDRNVETKEILISGSGQVHIEAITEKLNRKYNVEVLLNTPKVPYRETIKKRVRVQGKHKKQSGGHGQFGDCWIQVEPLPRGGGFEFVDAIVGGVIPKTYIPAVEKGVVEACQKGVLAGFPCVDFKVTLDDGSYHSVDSSEMSFKIAGALAFRTAIKEAKPVLLEPIMKVAVITPDEFMGDIMGDLNGRRGRVLGMDTKGKNQVINANVPLSEFLTYAPDLRSMTGGRGMFTMDFSHYDEVPAQIAEKVIEEINKEKEES from the coding sequence ATGGATGAAATCGCTAAACTTAGGAATGTAGCTATAGTAGGTCACGGTGGAGCCGGTAAAACATCTCTTGCAGAAGCTATGCTTTATAATGCCGGTGTCACAAACAGACTCGGACGCGTAGAAGATGGAAACACTGCAATGGATTTTGAGCCTGAAGAGCTTAAGCGGCAGGCAAGTTTAAGCAGTGGTTTTTATCAGTATGACTGGGCAAAAACTACAATAAGCCTTATCGATACACCGGGAGATCAAAATTTTTTTTCCGACAGCAGACTTTGCATGCAGGCCGCAGACGGAGCCGTGGTTGTAATAGATGCTGTTGACGGTGTGAAAGTCCAGACAGAGCAGGCTTGGGAATTTGCTGATGAATTTAATCTGCCTTGTATGATTTTTATCAATAAGCTGGATAGAGAGAGATCTGATTTTTTACGAACATTTAATGATGCAGCAGAATCGTTTAAGCCTAAACCTGTTGTTTTCCAGCTACCCATAGGAAAAGAAGCCGATTTTAAAGGTATTGTGGATCTTATCAGCCTGAAAGCCTTTAATTATGATGATAACGGAAAAGCCGCGCCATGCGATATACCTGCGGATATGCAGGAACAGGTTGATGCTGAAAGAGAAGCGCTTGTTGAAAATATTGCGGAATCCGATGATGAACTGCTGGAGCGATATCTTGAAGGCGAAACTCTAACTGACGATGAACTGAATACAGCCTTAAAAAAAGGCATTCTTACACGAGAGCTTGCGCCCGTCCTCTGCGGTTCGGCAACCCAAAATATCGGGATAGATCTTTTAGCTGATTTTATCGGCAACTGTATGCCTTCACCATTAGAGAAAGCTCCGGTGCTTTGCACGGATCCCGACGGGAAAGAAGAAATAGAATGTAAACCTGATCCGGATGAGCCCTTTGCGGCCTTTGTATTTAAAACAATAGCAGATCCCTATGCCGGGCGTTTAAATATATTTAAGGTAATTTCAGGCACACTGGGCGGGGACGGCAACTTTTTAAATACAAACAAGGATGCTAAAGAAAGATTCAACCAGCTTCTTATCCTGGCCGGGAAAGAACAGAAACCGATCAATCAGGCGCTGCCGGGATCAATTATCGCTGTAGCAAAATTAAAAGAAACTAAAACAGGCGACACAATCTGTGATCCTTCAAGGAAAGTTAAATTCAAGTGCGCCAAGCCTCTGCCGGCTTTAATCTCTTTTGCCGTTTCAGCCAAAAACCAGAGTGATGAAGATAAGGTATTCATAGCTCTTAACAAATTGCTTGAAGAAGATGTTGCTCTAAATCTCGACCGGAACGTTGAAACCAAGGAAATATTAATTTCCGGAAGCGGCCAGGTGCACATTGAGGCTATTACCGAAAAACTGAATAGAAAATATAATGTTGAAGTTCTGCTCAACACTCCCAAAGTACCCTACCGGGAAACCATCAAGAAAAGGGTCAGGGTGCAGGGCAAACATAAAAAACAGTCCGGTGGTCATGGTCAGTTCGGTGACTGCTGGATACAGGTGGAACCTCTGCCGAGAGGAGGAGGGTTTGAGTTTGTTGATGCAATTGTGGGTGGGGTTATCCCGAAAACTTATATTCCGGCTGTGGAAAAAGGTGTTGTTGAAGCATGTCAGAAAGGTGTCTTGGCAGGCTTTCCATGTGTCGATTTTAAGGTAACCCTTGATGACGGTTCATACCATTCTGTTGATTCATCGGAAATGTCTTTTAAAATTGCAGGTGCCCTGGCTTTCAGGACTGCAATAAAGGAGGCCAAGCCCGTACTTTTGGAACCGATAATGAAAGTAGCCGTTATAACGCCTGACGAATTTATGGGTGACATTATGGGAGATCTGAACGGCCGCCGCGGCAGAGTTTTGGGAATGGATACCAAGGGAAAAAACCAGGTCATTAACGCCAATGTTCCTCTTTCCGAATTTTTGACATATGCACCTGACCTGAGATCCATGACAGGCGGACGCGGTATGTTTACAATGGATTTTTCACACTATGATGAAGTTCCCGCCCAGATAGCCGAAAAGGTTATCGAGGAAATTAACAAAGAAAAAGAAGAGAGTTAA
- a CDS encoding MauE/DoxX family redox-associated membrane protein: MKHWSHINTLLRIAIGIIFVWASYGKILDPESFGDIIRNYRILPEILINPVSVILPWVEALAGILLISGFLVTGASMVINLMMFTFISVFLINIYRGIDVSCGCFSLSIETTKSMYRYLIRDFIIFLASIWVFIYKLRTDKYILSDNYPILKFGTMPEGGKRKDQ, translated from the coding sequence ATGAAACATTGGAGTCATATAAATACTCTCCTGAGGATCGCAATAGGTATAATCTTTGTATGGGCCAGCTATGGTAAAATACTTGACCCGGAAAGCTTCGGAGATATAATTCGAAATTACAGAATTTTGCCTGAGATTTTGATCAATCCCGTATCTGTAATCCTGCCCTGGGTTGAAGCGTTGGCAGGAATTCTGCTTATATCGGGGTTTCTTGTAACAGGAGCCTCTATGGTCATCAACCTTATGATGTTCACGTTTATTTCGGTTTTTCTGATCAATATTTATCGTGGCATAGATGTAAGCTGCGGATGTTTCAGTCTATCTATAGAGACAACCAAGAGTATGTATCGTTATTTAATCAGAGATTTTATTATTTTTTTAGCGAGTATATGGGTCTTTATTTACAAACTCAGAACTGATAAATATATCTTGTCAGATAATTACCCAATTTTAAAATTTGGCACAATGCCAGAGGGAGGAAAGCGTAAGGATCAGTGA
- a CDS encoding FHA domain-containing protein, with protein MKADIILVIDNSGSMKKNDPKFITRDVVTELLNNTGEGFRLGMLIFDQKARLVEHLTDMNNKDATAKFFKSLNNINYKGLFTDTPAGVERAIYELKIHGREDAIKILILLTDGIIDTGNKERDVEGEMWLKDHLAGESKKLGIKIFGIAFTDKADFRLIQILASKTGGEYFRAFGAEDIPGIFKKINAIITKSQAGAEPVSTDTRKSGLLENRPVEIESGKELSTRNQTIPDEKIVEPPLDLSVQKKMNGTTAAENKKPFTKSSAADKLFKKQNDRAPINYTVVIFFSIILVILLIIYKRQKDKIKSDSLQELQGDNSAYHPLFQAELIDVDHITAKESVSFILNKQTVRIGRDPNNEIIIPREFISSLHATIEYKNGYYYLEDYRSTNGTYLNNRKISQNSPARLKSGDTIHFAKCEFRFLMHDQAPYGETVMIQT; from the coding sequence ATGAAAGCTGATATTATACTTGTTATAGACAACTCCGGCAGTATGAAAAAAAATGATCCAAAATTTATAACAAGGGATGTCGTTACCGAACTACTCAACAATACAGGTGAAGGATTTCGCCTGGGTATGCTGATATTTGATCAAAAGGCAAGACTGGTCGAACATCTTACAGATATGAACAACAAGGACGCCACGGCAAAATTTTTCAAAAGCCTCAACAACATAAATTACAAAGGCCTTTTCACTGACACTCCGGCAGGAGTGGAGCGAGCCATTTATGAACTCAAGATCCATGGCAGAGAAGATGCCATAAAAATTCTTATTCTTTTAACCGACGGTATTATAGATACGGGTAACAAGGAACGGGATGTTGAAGGAGAAATGTGGCTTAAAGATCATCTTGCCGGTGAAAGCAAAAAATTGGGGATCAAAATTTTTGGTATTGCCTTTACAGATAAGGCCGACTTCCGGCTCATTCAGATATTGGCATCAAAGACAGGCGGAGAATATTTCAGAGCCTTTGGCGCTGAAGATATTCCTGGTATATTTAAAAAGATAAATGCAATAATAACAAAATCTCAAGCCGGGGCGGAACCAGTGTCTACGGATACCCGTAAATCCGGGCTCCTTGAAAACCGACCTGTGGAGATTGAGAGCGGCAAGGAACTATCAACCCGGAACCAAACAATTCCCGATGAAAAAATAGTAGAGCCGCCACTTGACTTATCAGTGCAAAAAAAAATGAATGGAACAACAGCGGCAGAAAACAAAAAGCCCTTTACAAAATCGAGCGCCGCCGACAAGCTCTTCAAAAAACAAAATGATAGAGCGCCGATCAATTATACAGTAGTTATATTTTTTTCTATTATATTAGTCATTTTGCTGATAATCTATAAACGGCAGAAAGACAAAATCAAATCTGACTCTTTACAAGAATTACAGGGCGATAACTCCGCATATCATCCGCTTTTTCAAGCAGAGCTTATAGATGTAGATCATATAACTGCTAAAGAATCCGTATCTTTTATTTTGAACAAACAAACGGTACGCATAGGCCGGGACCCAAACAACGAGATTATCATTCCCAGGGAGTTCATATCCAGCCTGCATGCTACCATTGAATACAAAAACGGTTATTATTACCTGGAGGACTACAGAAGCACCAACGGGACCTACCTTAATAATAGAAAAATCTCACAAAATAGTCCTGCAAGACTTAAAAGCGGAGATACGATCCATTTTGCCAAATGTGAATTCCGATTCCTTATGCACGATCAGGCGCCTTATGGAGAAACCGTTATGATCCAGACTTAG
- a CDS encoding transposase: MIKNTFEEVLSDEWVKANITNPVQELVIIRGIIPWQKMITKLCKFYNTSQGAFGKSLRMMTAILICIKYYQLSDRQMVKHIKENHYIQYFCNITNEELQTCLDPSSICVFRKRIGEEGVEIIEKEVFEVLRKAGIIQGDNAMIDSSVLKNNVIYPNDVHLIFKAFDKMKQFAVLHQISLWWDNNEVKKLWREFFLNKKQNRLEWLLKFNILFIPALKIFDKKVESLKTTKKKQIKADNMFAILTILEAQTLEKLEGKKQIKNRIVSIDEPDARPIVKGKEHPKCEFGTTMEMTFNREGFMITIENFIGNPNDKTLFAGTLEQFKKRMKGEPENIITDLGYRSNGNFKIADNISNVFLGRKKDVSEEKQSFCCKARSATEGFIAIAKNIRGFGCSLYRGFEGDRIWSLLCQTAYNLKKFIQLLMGEKIEEKKLMKLGLA, encoded by the coding sequence ATGATAAAAAATACTTTTGAAGAAGTTCTTTCTGATGAATGGGTGAAAGCAAATATAACCAATCCAGTTCAGGAATTGGTTATTATCCGTGGGATAATTCCATGGCAAAAAATGATTACAAAGTTGTGTAAATTTTATAACACCAGTCAGGGTGCTTTTGGAAAATCTCTCAGGATGATGACAGCGATTTTGATTTGTATAAAATACTATCAATTAAGTGATAGGCAAATGGTTAAGCATATAAAAGAAAACCACTATATTCAATATTTTTGTAACATCACAAATGAGGAATTGCAAACATGCCTGGATCCGAGTTCTATATGTGTATTTCGAAAACGTATAGGTGAAGAAGGTGTTGAAATTATAGAAAAAGAAGTTTTTGAGGTTCTACGCAAAGCTGGGATAATACAGGGTGATAATGCTATGATAGATTCAAGCGTATTGAAAAATAACGTTATCTATCCAAATGATGTACATTTAATTTTTAAAGCTTTTGACAAAATGAAACAATTTGCCGTTTTGCATCAAATCTCCTTGTGGTGGGACAATAATGAAGTAAAAAAATTATGGCGAGAATTTTTTTTGAACAAAAAACAAAACCGTTTGGAATGGTTACTCAAATTTAATATATTATTTATTCCTGCTCTAAAAATATTTGATAAAAAAGTTGAATCATTAAAGACCACAAAGAAAAAACAAATAAAAGCTGACAATATGTTTGCTATTCTTACTATTCTTGAAGCACAAACCTTAGAAAAACTCGAAGGTAAAAAACAGATAAAAAACCGGATTGTATCCATTGATGAACCGGATGCCCGCCCGATTGTAAAAGGAAAAGAGCATCCGAAGTGTGAATTCGGCACAACAATGGAAATGACTTTCAATAGGGAAGGATTCATGATTACCATTGAAAATTTTATCGGTAATCCAAATGATAAAACGCTTTTTGCTGGAACACTCGAACAGTTCAAAAAACGGATGAAAGGCGAACCGGAAAATATTATTACCGACCTTGGTTACAGAAGCAATGGTAATTTTAAAATTGCAGACAATATCAGTAACGTTTTTTTGGGGCGTAAAAAAGATGTATCCGAAGAAAAACAGAGTTTTTGCTGTAAAGCCCGTTCAGCAACAGAAGGTTTCATAGCTATTGCAAAAAATATTAGAGGTTTTGGATGCAGTCTTTATAGAGGATTTGAAGGAGACCGTATATGGTCATTGCTTTGTCAAACCGCTTATAATCTTAAAAAGTTTATTCAGCTTCTAATGGGAGAAAAGATTGAAGAAAAAAAACTGATGAAACTCGGGCTGGCATAA
- a CDS encoding SPL family radical SAM protein, translated as MPGAKKKTLRPGIARTLKISTLYIDRQVSDSPLVKSIRSRIKAPAVVVEDSSRVYDILSRSDDPVQKGKEILFLTRNKGAFIKDCPGTSYYTCCGYKILHIGTFCIMDCSYCVLQSYFHPPLLQFFVNHDELLASLDSLFKENGINRIGTGEFTDSLIWELCTDLSSILVPKFAGQSSSILELKTKTTVINNLKKLKHNRKTIISWSLNTERIIHTEERKTASLSARLSAATQCESWGYPLSFHFDPVILYEGCEKEYKNVLQKLFAAVSAENIVWISLGTFRFMPNLKAITAQRFRNSKIVYGEFIPGLDGKMRYFKPLRLEFYKKMVSWIKELGPDVLVYFCMEDDDVWEKAIGFLPSERGGLSRMLDESAVCHCGLNNFVP; from the coding sequence ATGCCGGGGGCAAAGAAAAAAACTTTGCGTCCCGGCATAGCGCGCACCTTGAAGATTTCAACACTCTATATTGACCGTCAGGTATCAGATTCACCCCTGGTCAAATCGATACGCTCCCGTATTAAAGCTCCCGCCGTAGTCGTGGAAGATTCTTCCCGGGTTTATGATATTCTATCCCGTTCTGATGATCCAGTTCAAAAAGGTAAAGAAATCCTGTTTTTAACCAGAAACAAGGGAGCGTTTATCAAAGACTGCCCCGGCACCAGTTATTACACGTGCTGCGGATACAAAATTCTGCACATAGGAACATTCTGTATAATGGACTGCTCTTATTGTGTTTTGCAGTCTTATTTTCATCCACCCCTCCTGCAGTTTTTTGTCAATCATGACGAACTCCTTGCAAGTCTTGATTCTCTATTTAAAGAAAACGGAATCAACCGTATAGGAACCGGTGAGTTCACAGACAGTTTGATATGGGAATTATGCACGGATCTTTCATCAATCCTTGTGCCTAAGTTTGCCGGACAGTCGAGCTCTATCCTGGAGTTGAAAACCAAAACCACCGTCATTAATAATCTGAAAAAACTCAAGCATAACCGCAAAACAATAATATCATGGTCACTTAATACGGAAAGGATTATTCATACCGAGGAAAGGAAAACCGCCTCATTGTCCGCGCGTTTATCAGCCGCAACTCAATGTGAGTCATGGGGTTATCCCCTTTCCTTTCACTTTGATCCTGTTATTCTCTATGAAGGATGTGAAAAGGAATACAAAAATGTTTTGCAAAAACTTTTTGCAGCTGTCTCTGCCGAAAACATTGTATGGATAAGCCTGGGGACATTCCGTTTTATGCCGAATCTTAAAGCGATTACAGCCCAAAGGTTCAGGAACTCAAAAATTGTGTATGGTGAATTTATACCAGGCCTTGACGGTAAAATGAGGTATTTCAAGCCTCTGAGGCTGGAATTTTATAAAAAAATGGTCTCCTGGATCAAAGAGCTGGGGCCTGATGTTTTAGTATATTTTTGTATGGAGGATGACGATGTATGGGAAAAAGCCATAGGCTTTCTTCCATCGGAACGTGGCGGCCTGTCGCGGATGCTTGACGAAAGCGCTGTTTGTCATTGCGGCCTTAATAATTTCGTCCCTTAA
- the proC gene encoding pyrroline-5-carboxylate reductase, protein MKKIGFIGAGNMGEAFIGSIIKSGIFPPSSISASDINKEHLKFLKSQYDISVTDDNFRLFTESDIVILAVKPQQMVRVLSEIIVQKAYNVTRRKLVISIAAGITIKKIEELLYGPLDENQRGNLPIIRVMPNTPVLVLKGMSGLSPNRYVTQEELDAARTILEATGKALEFSEKLMDAVTALSGSGPAYVFYMVESMIKGGVDAGLTPEDSRTLSIATLKGALALMEELKELPESLRAKVTSPGGTTEAAIQVMEDGGIKKTIIKAIAAAVQRSKNLGQ, encoded by the coding sequence ATGAAAAAAATTGGCTTTATAGGTGCCGGTAATATGGGAGAAGCATTTATTGGTTCTATCATCAAATCAGGCATTTTCCCCCCTTCATCAATCTCGGCAAGTGATATCAATAAGGAACATTTAAAATTTTTGAAAAGCCAATATGATATTTCGGTTACGGATGACAATTTCAGGCTTTTTACAGAAAGTGATATCGTTATTCTTGCGGTAAAGCCCCAGCAGATGGTGCGGGTACTTTCCGAGATTATCGTTCAAAAAGCTTACAATGTTACCAGGCGTAAACTTGTAATTTCAATAGCAGCCGGAATTACTATCAAAAAAATCGAAGAGTTACTATATGGGCCGCTGGATGAAAACCAAAGGGGCAACCTCCCTATAATCAGGGTTATGCCCAATACCCCGGTACTTGTTTTAAAAGGGATGTCCGGTTTAAGCCCTAACCGATACGTGACCCAGGAAGAACTTGATGCGGCCAGGACTATTCTTGAAGCAACCGGAAAGGCTCTGGAATTTAGCGAAAAACTGATGGATGCCGTTACAGCCCTTTCGGGTTCAGGGCCTGCATATGTTTTTTATATGGTTGAGTCTATGATTAAAGGCGGCGTCGATGCAGGTCTTACTCCGGAGGATTCCCGCACTCTTTCCATAGCTACATTAAAAGGTGCGCTTGCGCTGATGGAGGAACTGAAGGAACTTCCTGAATCTTTACGTGCAAAAGTTACATCTCCTGGAGGTACTACTGAAGCGGCTATACAGGTAATGGAAGATGGCGGTATAAAGAAAACAATTATTAAAGCCATAGCAGCCGCTGTGCAGCGCTCCAAAAATCTTGGACAATGA
- a CDS encoding transposase, which produces MPRLARLDPPGVIHHVIIRGIESRKIFRDNKDRNDMLDRLSVLLPTTNTSCYAWALLSNHAHFLFRSGDQGISNLMRRLLTGYAIMFNRRHKRHGQLFQNRYKSIICQEDIYLKELVRYIHLNPLRAKIVQDINGLNRYKYSGHSVLMGKKNCDWQDIKYVLSNFGKSILKGKQNYSSYVKEGLDQGRRPGLVGGGLVRSLGGWSEIRKLRLKGQDRTKGDERILGDGDFVMDVLSKANERIDRRYKLKSLGYTIESLEQRVLELYQIEKEALYSKSRQKARAEARSVFCYWAVRELGLEGTRMAKRLNMSQPGVAYAVKKGEKIVKTNNFQMVE; this is translated from the coding sequence ATGCCAAGACTTGCCCGATTAGATCCTCCTGGGGTTATACATCACGTTATTATTCGTGGAATAGAGAGCCGTAAAATATTTCGAGATAATAAAGATCGAAACGATATGCTTGATCGCCTTTCGGTTTTGTTGCCTACCACGAATACATCGTGCTATGCTTGGGCTTTATTGTCAAATCATGCGCATTTTCTGTTCCGCTCAGGAGACCAGGGGATTTCGAATTTAATGCGGCGGCTATTAACAGGGTATGCGATTATGTTCAATCGTAGACACAAACGCCATGGTCAACTTTTTCAAAATCGTTACAAATCTATCATCTGCCAAGAGGATATATATTTAAAGGAGTTGGTTCGTTATATCCATCTAAATCCATTAAGAGCAAAGATTGTTCAAGATATTAACGGGTTGAATAGATATAAATATAGTGGGCATAGCGTCCTGATGGGGAAAAAGAATTGCGATTGGCAGGATATAAAATATGTGCTTTCCAATTTTGGAAAAAGTATATTAAAGGGAAAACAGAACTATTCTTCTTATGTGAAAGAAGGTTTAGATCAAGGAAGACGCCCTGGGTTGGTTGGTGGAGGACTAGTAAGGAGCCTTGGTGGTTGGTCTGAGATCCGGAAGTTAAGATTGAAGGGTCAAGATCGCACGAAGGGGGATGAACGGATACTTGGGGATGGCGATTTTGTGATGGATGTTTTATCCAAAGCAAATGAGCGGATAGATCGCCGCTATAAATTAAAGAGTCTTGGATATACTATCGAAAGTCTTGAGCAAAGAGTTTTAGAGCTTTATCAGATTGAGAAAGAGGCGTTATACTCAAAAAGCAGACAAAAGGCGCGCGCGGAGGCCAGAAGTGTGTTTTGCTATTGGGCGGTACGGGAGTTGGGATTAGAAGGGACTCGTATGGCGAAGCGCTTAAACATGAGCCAGCCAGGGGTCGCCTATGCAGTTAAAAAGGGAGAAAAGATTGTTAAGACTAACAATTTTCAAATGGTTGAATAA